From a region of the Sander lucioperca isolate FBNREF2018 chromosome 8, SLUC_FBN_1.2, whole genome shotgun sequence genome:
- the lmo7a gene encoding LIM domain only protein 7 isoform X12, protein MEWRQQSTVSYDEAYLEAQRWIEAVTKKTFGSDDFRSALENGVLLCDLINKIKPGIIKRVNRLPTPIAGLDNLNVFLTACGKLGLKEAQLFHPGDLQDLSTRVTVKHQETNRRLKNVLITIYWLGRRAQCERFYDGPYLNFKAFEGLLGTALYKALQESSSQKGSNVRDSGFGDSWYSEREELFHLREGGGGGHRRDDSLDSLDSLGSRPQSISSETTLKGSSEGCCSDTEADSVFRMAENKDSLSYRRSLIITPKASSQFNQFLPTKDKASGYVPAPLRKKRAERNEDSRRSWANPTYTEDEGTLTRQQQMQESIDGSKSTSDIQIDPTVIQQVRYEELQKYRERIKSTEDKWQDDLSKWKNRRRSVNSDIVKKKEEREKIEEITYSGNRRSKTFKEMQEERENKGKNSIGGRLASLSYLDDDNIFDTPVITPRTRTFPARSYTIDTPYYSSEPLEPSRKEAEPPAASPATGRAASPPTSMEVDIVDSPAGRDATTTITSTITPTSRSFFHSSQSPAAAAAAAAPLQRSPVSERTGTVKTEETTTTVSSSSSLQKVPEPRPSLLRTQTEVGAPSSGSLYKQKPKPSSMEPKPPGVSQVSASLPRSYQRSDSARLTSVITPRPFGTQSSRLTSLPRAATTDDSQKRVNGDATVSKKSSVPSRYHQFMTSEDETRSQSSSAHSSEEEEEEEEEKEDKTTAKSITSTQSVSPVPPQIKSEAPVSAAPAKETSQENYCEMRISLNQKPNSSRDFGFQAAWDSTGARITSIQLGSPAEMCQLQVGDEVLTVNGHQVAEMSYPDWKSCMEEALQEGSLIMDIRHHGKNSSPDKNTVSSSLDFTSRTSMEKLPSKEAPAHPVIDVASNGVNGGFREQSVTMRNKGGSESAMPDIPVPSIIPSSSRWSWDPEEERKRQEKWQKEQERLLQEKYKRDQEKLQEEWMKAQQEVAESVHQEEPGSLEVIRHSISPLPSLSTVNQPTSPPWQEEERKRKEEQERQKQAEEQERQRQAEERRKREEEERELQRLQEERERKERQEEEERKMREEEELMWQRRREEERKEERRRQEAAEQQRRERERAFEQQQQWADGSHGFANVQSSLSFTDRTKSKSSPQLDEEEKPQRKGVYVQPGGMAHWLLEEQLRSARDKQAQSQRAASELETERRNILNAMRYREPERVTGSTLGDKRSQQSVSQAEQERQQILNEMKKKTPLLMDKSWIRERSSTTSTIQESDVPPMRRGESLDNLDASYNSWRSSWTPRSNSHIPNYTRPHSALSGSTSFYGGGLGAQRPGSSTLPSSSSMGSLRGGAGTPSSPWSRQSLSPSPSSPSPTTSPEPTSSEAGAPEQRSRSVSGRKICTFCDTALGKGAAMIIESLGLCYHLGCFKCIDCKSDLGGSEAGAEVRIRNKQLYCNTCYMRFKAGQPTSM, encoded by the exons GTACTGATCACAATTTACTGGCTTGGTAGAAGAGCTCAGTGTGAACGTTTCTACGATGGACCTTACCTGAATTTTAAGGCATTTGAGGGCTTATTGGGAACAGCGCTATACAAG GCTCTGCAGGAATCGTCCAGTCAGAAAGGCAGCAACGTCAGAGACAGCGGTTTTGGAGATAGCTGGTACTCAGAGCGAGAGGAGCTCTTCCAtctgagagaaggaggaggaggaggacacaggAGAGACGACTCCCTTGACAGCTTGGACTCTTTGGGCTCCCGACCCCAGAGCATCTCATCTGAAACCACTCTTAAAGGAAGCAGCGAGG GTTGTTGTAGTGACACTGAAGCAGACTCTGTCTTCAGGATGGCTGAGAACAAGGACAGTTTGAGTTACCGACGGTCACTAATCATCACACCCAAGGCCAGCTCCCAGTTTAACCAGTTCCTGCCCACTAAAGACAAAGCCTCAGGCTACGTGCCTGCTCCACTAAGAAAGAAACGGGCCGAACGCAATGAGGACAGCCGGCGCAGCTGGGCCAACCCCACATACACAGAGGATGAAGGCACACTCACCAG ACAGCAGCAAATGCAAGAGAGTATCGACGG GAGTAAATCAACAAGCGATATCCAGATCGACCCCACCGTCATCCAGCAGGTTCGTTACGAAGAGCTGCAGAAGTATCGTGAGCGGATAAAGTCAACTGAGGATAAGTGGCAGGAT GACCTGAGCAAATGGAAAAACCGGCGCAGGAGTGTCAACTCTGATATAGTGAAGAAGAAAGAGGAACGGGAGAAGATAGAGGAGATCACATACAGCGGCAACAGAAGGTCTAAGACCTTCAAGGAGATGCAAGAGGAGAG AGAAAATAAAGGAAAGAACAGCATTGGCGGTCGTCTCGCATCTCTGTCTTACCTGGACGACGACAACATATTTGATACACCTGTCATTACCCCACGTACCCGGACCTTTCCTGCCAGGAGCTACACTATTGACACTCCTTACTATTCCTCTGAACCGCTTGAGCCTTCTCGGAAAGAGGCCGAACCCCCTGCTGCCTCCCCAGCGACTGGCAGGGCCGCTTCCCCTCCCACCTCAATGGAAGTTGACATTGTGGACAGTCCTGCAGGCAGAGACGCCACAACCACCATCACTTCCACCATCACTCCCACCAGCCGCAGCTTTTTCCACAGCTCCCagtctccagcagcagcagcagcagcagcagcacctttACAGAGGAGTCCAGTCTCAGAACGCACCGGCACAGTCAAGACAGAGGAGACCACAACCACAGTCTCCTCTTCTAGCTCCCTACAAAAGGTGCCCGAGCCAAGGCCCTCATTGTTGCGCACACAGACTGAGGTGGGGGCCCCCTCCTCTGGTTCTCTGTACAAACAAAAACCCAAGCCCAGCTCAATGGAACCCAAGCCTCCTGGGGTGTCTCAGGTTTCCGCATCCCTTCCCAGGAGCTACCAGAGATCGGATAGCGCACGTCTGACCTCAGTTATCACACCAAGGCCCTTCGGGACCCAGTCATCCCGCCTCACCTCACTTCCCCGAGCTGCTACA ACGGACGACTCTCAGAAGCGTGTCAACGGCGACGCCACTGTTTCTAAGAAGTCGTCGGTGCCGAGCCGCTATCACCAGTTCATGACCTCTGAGGACGAGACTCGCTCTCAGTCCAGCTCAGCCCACAGcagtgaggaggaagaggaggaggaggaggagaaagaagacAAGACCACAGCGAAGAGCATCACCTCTACTCAGAGTGTCTCACCTGTCCCTCCTCAGATCAAGAGTGAAGCTCCAGTCAGTGCTGCTCCAGCCAAAGAAACCAGCCAG GAGAACTACTGTGAGATGCGGATCAGCTTGAACCAGAAGCCCAACAGCAGCAGAGACTTTGGCTTCCAGGCGGCCTGGGACTCGACAGGAGCTCGCATCACGTCCATCCAGCTAG GCAGCCCGGCAGAGATGTGCCAGCTTCAGGTCGGAGATGAGGTGTTAACGGTAAACGGGCACCAGGTGGCAGAAATGAGCTACCCAGACTGGAAGTCCTGCATGGAGGAGGCTCTGCAGGAGGGCAGTCTAATCATGGATATACGCCATCATGGCAAGAACA GTTCCCCTGACAAAAACACTGTCAGCTCCAGCCTGGATTTCACCTCACGCACTTCCATGGAAAAGCTGCCATCCAAAGAGGCCCCCGCCCATCCAGTCATC GACGTGGCTTCAAACGGAGTTAATGGAGGTTTCCGTGAACAGTCGGTGACGATGAGGAACAAAG gAGGATCAGAGTCTGCAATGCCAGAT ATACCTGTTCCTTCAATCATTCCTTCTTCCAGCCGCTGGTCCTGGGACCCAGAGGAGGAGCGCAAAAGACAAGAGAAATGGCAGAAGGAGCAGGAGCGCCTCCTACAG GAGAAATATAAGCGCGACCAGGAGAAGTTGCAGGAGGAGTGGATGAAGGCTCAGCAGGAGGTTGCCGAGAGCGTACACCAAGAAGAg CCTGGCAGCCTGGAGGTGATCAGACACAGCATCAGCCCACTCCCGTCCCTCTCTACCGTCAACCAGCCCACCTCTCCTCCGTggcaagaggaagagagaaagaggaaggaggagcAGGAGCGCCAGAAGCAGGCGGAGGAGCAGGAGCGCCAGAGGCAggcggaggagaggaggaagagggaagaggaggagcgGGAGCTGCAGCGTCtccaggaggagagagagaggaaagaaaggcaggaggaggaggagaggaagatgagggaggaggaagagctgatgtggcagaggaggagagaggaggagaggaaggaggagaggaggcggCAGGAAGCTGCAGAGCAACAGCGCAGAGAGCGGGAGAGAGCCttcgagcagcagcagcagtg GGCTGATGGCTCCCATGGCTTTGCCAATGTCCAGTCGTCACTGTCCTTTACAGACAG GACAAAATCTAAATCATCTCCCCAGCttgatgaagaagaaaaacctcAGAGAAAAG GTGTGTATGTGCAGCCGGGGGGCATGGCTCACTGGCTGCTGGAAGAGCAGCTGAGGAGTGCACGTGACAAACAGGCCCAGAGTCAGCGGGCTGCATCAGAGCTAGAGACGGAGAGGAGAAACATCCTCAATGCCATGAGATACAGAGAGCCGGAAAGAG TGACGGGCAGTACATTGGGTGATAAAAGGAGTCAGCAGTCCGTGTCGCAGGCAGAGCAGGAGCGGCAGCAGATCCTGAACgagatgaagaagaagactccgtTGCTGATGGACAAAAGCTGGATCCGCGAGCGCTCCTCCACCACCAGCACGATCCAGGAGTCTGACGTGCCACCCATGCGCAG AGGTGAGTCTCTTGACAACTTGGACGCCTCATATAATTCCTGGCGCTCATCATGGACACCCAGAAGCAACTCTCACATCCCAAACTACACTCGGCCTCACTCTGCCCTCTCTGGCAGCACTTCCTTTTACGGTGGTGGGTTGGGGGCCCAGCGGCCCGGCTCCTCCACTctgccttcctcctcctccatggGCTCCCTCCGAGGTGGCGCAGGAACCCCCTCATCCCCTTGGTCCCGGCAGTCGCTATCCCCCTCACCCTCCTCTCCGTCACCCACCACCTCTCCAGAGCCCACATCTTCTGAGGCTGGCGCCCCCGAGCAACGGAGCAG GTCAGTGAGTGGCAGGAAAATCTGTACGTTCTGTGACACCGCACTGGGAAAGGGAGCAGCCATGATCATCGAGTCACTTGGGCTCTGTTATCATTTGGGCTGTTTTAAG TGTATCGACTGTAAGTCGGACCTGGGAGGATCGGAAGCCGGGGCTGAAGTCAGAATACGAAACAAGCAGCTGTACTGTAACACCTGCTACATGCGATTCAAAG ctggCCAGCCAACCTCTATGTGA
- the lmo7a gene encoding LIM domain only protein 7 isoform X11 translates to MEWRQQSTVSYDEAYLEAQRWIEAVTKKTFGSDDFRSALENGVLLCDLINKIKPGIIKRVNRLPTPIAGLDNLNVFLTACGKLGLKEAQLFHPGDLQDLSTRVTVKHQETNRRLKNVLITIYWLGRRAQCERFYDGPYLNFKAFEGLLGTALYKALQESSSQKGSNVRDSGFGDSWYSEREELFHLREGGGGGHRRDDSLDSLDSLGSRPQSISSETTLKGSSEGCCSDTEADSVFRMAENKDSLSYRRSLIITPKASSQFNQFLPTKDKASGYVPAPLRKKRAERNEDSRRSWANPTYTEDEGTLTRQQQMQESIDGSKSTSDIQIDPTVIQQVRYEELQKYRERIKSTEDKWQDDLSKWKNRRRSVNSDIVKKKEEREKIEEITYSGNRRSKTFKEMQEERENKGKNSIGGRLASLSYLDDDNIFDTPVITPRTRTFPARSYTIDTPYYSSEPLEPSRKEAEPPAASPATGRAASPPTSMEVDIVDSPAGRDATTTITSTITPTSRSFFHSSQSPAAAAAAAAPLQRSPVSERTGTVKTEETTTTVSSSSSLQKVPEPRPSLLRTQTEVGAPSSGSLYKQKPKPSSMEPKPPGVSQVSASLPRSYQRSDSARLTSVITPRPFGTQSSRLTSLPRAATTDDSQKRVNGDATVSKKSSVPSRYHQFMTSEDETRSQSSSAHSSEEEEEEEEEKEDKTTAKSITSTQSVSPVPPQIKSEAPVSAAPAKETSQENYCEMRISLNQKPNSSRDFGFQAAWDSTGARITSIQLGSPAEMCQLQVGDEVLTVNGHQVAEMSYPDWKSCMEEALQEGSLIMDIRHHGKNNWDRDQPSLPFKSHKTINLTSTDPILLGSPDKNTVSSSLDFTSRTSMEKLPSKEAPAHPVIDVASNGVNGGFREQSVTMRNKESEPISLKNLKRRSEFFEKGGSGSSVSALVYLCGGSESAMPDIPVPSIIPSSSRWSWDPEEERKRQEKWQKEQERLLQEKYKRDQEKLQEEWMKAQQEVAESVHQEEPGSLEVIRHSISPLPSLSTVNQPTSPPWQEEERKRKEEQERQKQAEEQERQRQAEERRKREEEERELQRLQEERERKERQEEEERKMREEEELMWQRRREEERKEERRRQEAAEQQRRERERAFEQQQQWADGSHGFANVQSSLSFTDRTKSKSSPQLDEEEKPQRKVTGSTLGDKRSQQSVSQAEQERQQILNEMKKKTPLLMDKSWIRERSSTTSTIQESDVPPMRRGESLDNLDASYNSWRSSWTPRSNSHIPNYTRPHSALSGSTSFYGGGLGAQRPGSSTLPSSSSMGSLRGGAGTPSSPWSRQSLSPSPSSPSPTTSPEPTSSEAGAPEQRSRSVSGRKICTFCDTALGKGAAMIIESLGLCYHLGCFKCIDCKSDLGGSEAGAEVRIRNKQLYCNTCYMRFKAGQPTSM, encoded by the exons GTACTGATCACAATTTACTGGCTTGGTAGAAGAGCTCAGTGTGAACGTTTCTACGATGGACCTTACCTGAATTTTAAGGCATTTGAGGGCTTATTGGGAACAGCGCTATACAAG GCTCTGCAGGAATCGTCCAGTCAGAAAGGCAGCAACGTCAGAGACAGCGGTTTTGGAGATAGCTGGTACTCAGAGCGAGAGGAGCTCTTCCAtctgagagaaggaggaggaggaggacacaggAGAGACGACTCCCTTGACAGCTTGGACTCTTTGGGCTCCCGACCCCAGAGCATCTCATCTGAAACCACTCTTAAAGGAAGCAGCGAGG GTTGTTGTAGTGACACTGAAGCAGACTCTGTCTTCAGGATGGCTGAGAACAAGGACAGTTTGAGTTACCGACGGTCACTAATCATCACACCCAAGGCCAGCTCCCAGTTTAACCAGTTCCTGCCCACTAAAGACAAAGCCTCAGGCTACGTGCCTGCTCCACTAAGAAAGAAACGGGCCGAACGCAATGAGGACAGCCGGCGCAGCTGGGCCAACCCCACATACACAGAGGATGAAGGCACACTCACCAG ACAGCAGCAAATGCAAGAGAGTATCGACGG GAGTAAATCAACAAGCGATATCCAGATCGACCCCACCGTCATCCAGCAGGTTCGTTACGAAGAGCTGCAGAAGTATCGTGAGCGGATAAAGTCAACTGAGGATAAGTGGCAGGAT GACCTGAGCAAATGGAAAAACCGGCGCAGGAGTGTCAACTCTGATATAGTGAAGAAGAAAGAGGAACGGGAGAAGATAGAGGAGATCACATACAGCGGCAACAGAAGGTCTAAGACCTTCAAGGAGATGCAAGAGGAGAG AGAAAATAAAGGAAAGAACAGCATTGGCGGTCGTCTCGCATCTCTGTCTTACCTGGACGACGACAACATATTTGATACACCTGTCATTACCCCACGTACCCGGACCTTTCCTGCCAGGAGCTACACTATTGACACTCCTTACTATTCCTCTGAACCGCTTGAGCCTTCTCGGAAAGAGGCCGAACCCCCTGCTGCCTCCCCAGCGACTGGCAGGGCCGCTTCCCCTCCCACCTCAATGGAAGTTGACATTGTGGACAGTCCTGCAGGCAGAGACGCCACAACCACCATCACTTCCACCATCACTCCCACCAGCCGCAGCTTTTTCCACAGCTCCCagtctccagcagcagcagcagcagcagcagcacctttACAGAGGAGTCCAGTCTCAGAACGCACCGGCACAGTCAAGACAGAGGAGACCACAACCACAGTCTCCTCTTCTAGCTCCCTACAAAAGGTGCCCGAGCCAAGGCCCTCATTGTTGCGCACACAGACTGAGGTGGGGGCCCCCTCCTCTGGTTCTCTGTACAAACAAAAACCCAAGCCCAGCTCAATGGAACCCAAGCCTCCTGGGGTGTCTCAGGTTTCCGCATCCCTTCCCAGGAGCTACCAGAGATCGGATAGCGCACGTCTGACCTCAGTTATCACACCAAGGCCCTTCGGGACCCAGTCATCCCGCCTCACCTCACTTCCCCGAGCTGCTACA ACGGACGACTCTCAGAAGCGTGTCAACGGCGACGCCACTGTTTCTAAGAAGTCGTCGGTGCCGAGCCGCTATCACCAGTTCATGACCTCTGAGGACGAGACTCGCTCTCAGTCCAGCTCAGCCCACAGcagtgaggaggaagaggaggaggaggaggagaaagaagacAAGACCACAGCGAAGAGCATCACCTCTACTCAGAGTGTCTCACCTGTCCCTCCTCAGATCAAGAGTGAAGCTCCAGTCAGTGCTGCTCCAGCCAAAGAAACCAGCCAG GAGAACTACTGTGAGATGCGGATCAGCTTGAACCAGAAGCCCAACAGCAGCAGAGACTTTGGCTTCCAGGCGGCCTGGGACTCGACAGGAGCTCGCATCACGTCCATCCAGCTAG GCAGCCCGGCAGAGATGTGCCAGCTTCAGGTCGGAGATGAGGTGTTAACGGTAAACGGGCACCAGGTGGCAGAAATGAGCTACCCAGACTGGAAGTCCTGCATGGAGGAGGCTCTGCAGGAGGGCAGTCTAATCATGGATATACGCCATCATGGCAAGAACA ACTGGGACAGAGATCAACCTTCCCTGccatttaaaagccataagaccATCAATCTGACCAGTACGGATCCGATACTTCTAGGTTCCCCTGACAAAAACACTGTCAGCTCCAGCCTGGATTTCACCTCACGCACTTCCATGGAAAAGCTGCCATCCAAAGAGGCCCCCGCCCATCCAGTCATC GACGTGGCTTCAAACGGAGTTAATGGAGGTTTCCGTGAACAGTCGGTGACGATGAGGAACAAAG AGTCAGAACCCATATCTTTGAAAAACTTAAAACGGAGGTCAGAGTTTTttgaaaaag GTGGCTCAGGGTCCAGTGTCAGTGCGCTGGTCTACCTCTGTG gAGGATCAGAGTCTGCAATGCCAGAT ATACCTGTTCCTTCAATCATTCCTTCTTCCAGCCGCTGGTCCTGGGACCCAGAGGAGGAGCGCAAAAGACAAGAGAAATGGCAGAAGGAGCAGGAGCGCCTCCTACAG GAGAAATATAAGCGCGACCAGGAGAAGTTGCAGGAGGAGTGGATGAAGGCTCAGCAGGAGGTTGCCGAGAGCGTACACCAAGAAGAg CCTGGCAGCCTGGAGGTGATCAGACACAGCATCAGCCCACTCCCGTCCCTCTCTACCGTCAACCAGCCCACCTCTCCTCCGTggcaagaggaagagagaaagaggaaggaggagcAGGAGCGCCAGAAGCAGGCGGAGGAGCAGGAGCGCCAGAGGCAggcggaggagaggaggaagagggaagaggaggagcgGGAGCTGCAGCGTCtccaggaggagagagagaggaaagaaaggcaggaggaggaggagaggaagatgagggaggaggaagagctgatgtggcagaggaggagagaggaggagaggaaggaggagaggaggcggCAGGAAGCTGCAGAGCAACAGCGCAGAGAGCGGGAGAGAGCCttcgagcagcagcagcagtg GGCTGATGGCTCCCATGGCTTTGCCAATGTCCAGTCGTCACTGTCCTTTACAGACAG GACAAAATCTAAATCATCTCCCCAGCttgatgaagaagaaaaacctcAGAGAAAAG TGACGGGCAGTACATTGGGTGATAAAAGGAGTCAGCAGTCCGTGTCGCAGGCAGAGCAGGAGCGGCAGCAGATCCTGAACgagatgaagaagaagactccgtTGCTGATGGACAAAAGCTGGATCCGCGAGCGCTCCTCCACCACCAGCACGATCCAGGAGTCTGACGTGCCACCCATGCGCAG AGGTGAGTCTCTTGACAACTTGGACGCCTCATATAATTCCTGGCGCTCATCATGGACACCCAGAAGCAACTCTCACATCCCAAACTACACTCGGCCTCACTCTGCCCTCTCTGGCAGCACTTCCTTTTACGGTGGTGGGTTGGGGGCCCAGCGGCCCGGCTCCTCCACTctgccttcctcctcctccatggGCTCCCTCCGAGGTGGCGCAGGAACCCCCTCATCCCCTTGGTCCCGGCAGTCGCTATCCCCCTCACCCTCCTCTCCGTCACCCACCACCTCTCCAGAGCCCACATCTTCTGAGGCTGGCGCCCCCGAGCAACGGAGCAG GTCAGTGAGTGGCAGGAAAATCTGTACGTTCTGTGACACCGCACTGGGAAAGGGAGCAGCCATGATCATCGAGTCACTTGGGCTCTGTTATCATTTGGGCTGTTTTAAG TGTATCGACTGTAAGTCGGACCTGGGAGGATCGGAAGCCGGGGCTGAAGTCAGAATACGAAACAAGCAGCTGTACTGTAACACCTGCTACATGCGATTCAAAG ctggCCAGCCAACCTCTATGTGA